Proteins encoded within one genomic window of Streptomyces rubradiris:
- a CDS encoding DUF3099 domain-containing protein, with protein sequence MRKQHGGGGQVFRITGARTGLAEDVRGRQRRYVISMSVRTVSVILAASLWNVERYVAIVALVLGAVLPYIAVVVANAGRERPPSLPSTFVTTPLRPMIAAPPAEDQRAESVRDSAPRDVPTNQAAGAGGERPDPV encoded by the coding sequence ATGCGGAAACAGCACGGCGGTGGCGGCCAGGTGTTCCGGATCACCGGCGCGCGGACCGGACTCGCCGAGGACGTCCGGGGCCGACAGCGGCGGTATGTGATCTCGATGTCGGTCCGTACCGTGTCGGTGATCCTCGCGGCCTCGCTGTGGAACGTGGAGCGGTACGTCGCGATCGTGGCGCTCGTGCTCGGCGCGGTGCTGCCCTACATCGCCGTGGTGGTCGCCAACGCGGGCCGCGAACGGCCGCCGTCGCTGCCGTCGACGTTCGTCACCACGCCGCTGCGTCCGATGATCGCGGCCCCGCCGGCCGAGGACCAACGGGCGGAATCCGTACGGGACTCCGCGCCGCGCGACGTGCCGACGAACCAGGCGGCCGGGGCGGGCGGCGAGCGCCCGGACCCGGTCTGA
- the tyrS gene encoding tyrosine--tRNA ligase codes for MTDIVDELKWRGLFALSTDEDALRKALADGPVTFYCGFDPTAPSLHVGHLVQVLTVRRLQQAGHRPLALVGGATGLIGDPRPTAERTLNDPETVAGWVDRLRAQIEPFLSFEGENAAIMVNNLDWTAGLSAIEFLRDIGKHFRVNKMLTKDSVARRLESDQGISYTEFSYQILQGMDFLQLYRRYGCTLQQGGSDQWGNLTAGLDLIHRLEPDASVHALATPLMTKADGTKFGKTEGGAVWLDPELTTPYAFYQFWLNVDDRDISRYMRILSFKSREELEELERQTEERPQARAAQRALAEELTTLVHGAGQTAAVIAASKALFGQGELAELDERTLAAALSEVPHARVSELAPVVDLLAEVGLVPSKSAGRRTVKEGGAYVNNVKVTAEDAVPAREDLLHGRWLVLRRGKKNLAAVEVVSA; via the coding sequence GTGACGGACATCGTCGACGAGCTGAAGTGGCGCGGGCTGTTCGCCCTGTCCACCGACGAGGACGCATTGCGCAAGGCGCTCGCGGACGGTCCCGTCACGTTCTATTGCGGTTTCGACCCGACGGCGCCCTCCCTGCACGTGGGGCACCTGGTGCAGGTGCTCACCGTGCGCCGGCTCCAGCAGGCCGGGCACCGTCCGCTGGCGCTCGTCGGCGGTGCCACGGGCCTGATCGGCGACCCGCGCCCGACGGCCGAGCGCACGCTGAACGACCCGGAGACGGTGGCCGGCTGGGTGGACCGGCTGCGCGCCCAGATCGAACCGTTCCTGTCCTTCGAGGGCGAGAACGCGGCGATCATGGTCAACAACCTGGACTGGACCGCGGGCCTGTCCGCGATCGAGTTCCTGCGGGACATCGGCAAGCACTTCCGCGTCAACAAGATGCTGACGAAGGACTCCGTGGCCCGCCGCCTGGAGTCCGACCAGGGCATCAGCTACACCGAGTTCAGCTACCAGATCCTCCAGGGCATGGACTTCCTCCAGCTCTACCGGCGCTACGGCTGCACGCTCCAGCAGGGCGGCAGCGACCAGTGGGGCAACCTCACGGCCGGGCTGGACCTGATCCACCGGCTGGAGCCGGACGCCTCGGTGCACGCCCTGGCCACCCCGCTGATGACCAAGGCGGACGGCACCAAGTTCGGCAAGACCGAGGGCGGCGCCGTCTGGCTCGACCCGGAGCTGACGACCCCGTACGCGTTCTACCAGTTCTGGCTGAACGTGGACGACCGGGACATCTCCCGGTACATGCGCATCCTGTCCTTCAAGTCCCGCGAGGAGCTGGAGGAGCTGGAGCGGCAGACCGAGGAGCGTCCGCAGGCCCGGGCGGCGCAGCGGGCGCTGGCCGAGGAGCTGACCACGCTGGTGCACGGCGCCGGCCAGACGGCCGCGGTGATCGCCGCGTCCAAGGCGCTGTTCGGCCAGGGCGAGCTGGCGGAGCTGGACGAGCGGACGCTGGCCGCGGCGCTGTCGGAGGTGCCGCACGCCCGGGTCTCGGAGCTGGCCCCGGTGGTCGACCTGCTCGCCGAGGTCGGCCTGGTGCCCAGCAAGTCCGCGGGCCGGCGGACGGTGAAGGAGGGCGGGGCCTACGTGAACAACGTCAAGGTCACCGCGGAGGACGCGGTGCCCGCCCGGGAGGACCTGCTCCACGGCCGGTGGCTGGTGCTGCGGCGCGGGAAGAAGAACCTGGCCGCGGTGGAGGTCGTCTCCGCGTGA
- a CDS encoding TldD/PmbA family protein, producing the protein MPHEIDHSFLALPLRALADAALARARALGAEHADFRFERVRSASWRLRDARLAGSSDTTDLGYAVRVVHGGTWGFASGVDLTMDAAARVASQAVAMAKLSAQVIKAAGSEEHVELADEPVHADKTWISSYEIDPFTVPDEEKSALLAEWSDRLLSADGVDHVDASLLTVHENKFYADTAGTVTTQQRVRLHPQLTAVSVDEASGEFDSMRTLAPPVGRGWEYLTGTGWDWDDELARIPELLAEKMRAPSVEPGVYDLVVDPSNLWLTIHESIGHATELDRALGYEAAYAGTSFATFDQLGTLRYGSELMNVTGDRTAEHGLATIGYDDEGVAAQSWDLVKDGTLVGYQLDRRTARLTGFERSNGCAYADSPAHVPVQRMANVSLRPDPAGLSTQDLIGGVDRGIYVVGDRSWSIDMQRYNFQFTGQRFFKIENGRITGQLKDVAYQATTTDFWGSMAAVGGPQTYVLGGAFNCGKAQPGQVAAVSHGCPSALFKGVTILNTTQEAGR; encoded by the coding sequence ATGCCCCACGAAATCGATCATTCTTTCCTGGCGCTCCCCCTACGCGCCCTCGCCGACGCCGCGCTGGCACGCGCGCGGGCGCTGGGTGCCGAGCACGCGGACTTCCGGTTCGAGCGGGTGCGCAGCGCCTCCTGGCGGCTGCGGGACGCGCGGCTCGCCGGATCGTCGGACACCACCGACCTCGGGTACGCGGTCCGGGTGGTGCACGGCGGCACCTGGGGCTTCGCCTCCGGTGTGGACCTGACCATGGACGCCGCCGCCCGGGTCGCCTCGCAGGCGGTGGCCATGGCCAAGCTGTCCGCGCAGGTGATCAAGGCCGCCGGGTCGGAGGAACACGTGGAGCTGGCCGACGAGCCGGTGCACGCGGACAAGACGTGGATCTCGTCGTACGAGATCGATCCGTTTACGGTGCCGGACGAGGAGAAGTCGGCGCTGCTGGCGGAGTGGAGCGACCGGCTGCTGAGCGCGGACGGCGTCGACCACGTAGACGCCTCGCTGCTCACCGTCCACGAGAACAAGTTCTACGCGGACACCGCCGGGACGGTGACCACCCAGCAGCGGGTACGGCTGCACCCGCAGCTGACGGCCGTCTCGGTCGACGAGGCGAGCGGCGAGTTCGACTCCATGCGCACCCTCGCCCCGCCGGTGGGGCGCGGCTGGGAGTACCTGACCGGGACGGGCTGGGACTGGGACGACGAGCTGGCCCGGATTCCGGAGCTGCTCGCCGAGAAGATGCGGGCGCCGAGCGTGGAACCGGGCGTGTACGACCTGGTGGTGGACCCCTCCAACCTGTGGCTGACCATCCACGAGTCCATCGGCCACGCCACCGAGCTGGACCGCGCCCTCGGCTACGAGGCCGCCTACGCCGGCACCTCCTTCGCCACCTTCGACCAGCTCGGCACGTTGCGGTACGGCTCCGAGCTGATGAACGTCACCGGTGACCGCACCGCCGAGCACGGCCTGGCCACCATCGGCTACGACGACGAGGGCGTGGCGGCGCAGTCCTGGGACCTGGTGAAGGACGGCACGCTGGTCGGCTACCAGCTGGACCGGCGGACAGCGCGACTGACCGGGTTCGAGCGGTCCAACGGCTGCGCGTACGCCGACTCCCCCGCGCACGTGCCGGTACAGCGCATGGCCAACGTGTCGCTGCGGCCGGACCCCGCCGGGCTGTCCACTCAGGATCTGATCGGGGGCGTGGACCGGGGCATCTATGTCGTCGGCGACCGGTCCTGGTCGATCGACATGCAACGGTACAATTTTCAATTTACCGGCCAGCGCTTCTTCAAGATCGAGAACGGGCGGATCACCGGGCAGCTGAAGGACGTCGCCTACCAGGCCACGACCACCGACTTCTGGGGCTCGATGGCCGCCGTGGGCGGACCGCAGACGTACGTCCTCGGCGGCGCCTTCAACTGCGGCAAGGCCCAGCCGGGCCAGGTCGCCGCCGTGTCCCACGGCTGCCCCTCGGCCCTCTTCAAGGGCGTCACCATTCTGAACACCACGCAGGAGGCCGGCCGATGA
- a CDS encoding TldD/PmbA family protein has translation MSVRTHKPHEVVEQALALSRADGCVVIADEHSTANLRWAGNALTTNGVTRGRTLTVIATVDGAEGTASGVVSRSAVTAEELEPLVRAAEAAARGAGPAEDAQPLVGGVPQSPDFTDAPAETSSAVFADFAPALGEAFARARAGGRELYGFANHELVSTYVGTSTGLRLRHDQPTGTLELNAKSPDRTRSAWTGRSTRDFKDVDPGALDAELAVRLGWAERRVELPAGRYETLLPPTAVADLLIYQLWSASGRDAVEGRTVFSKPGGGTRIGERLTELPLTLRSDPNEPGLECPPFVITHSSGGDESVFDNGLPTHATEWIGQGVLKHLTTTRHSAALTGLPVAPVLGNLILDGGARSLEEMVEDTERGLLLTCLWYIREVDPATLLLTGLTRDGVYLVENGEVTGQVNNFRFNESPVDLLGRAIEAGRTEKTLPREWSDWFTRAAMPALRIPDFNMSSVSRGV, from the coding sequence ATGAGCGTCCGTACCCACAAGCCGCACGAGGTCGTCGAGCAGGCGCTGGCGCTGTCCCGGGCGGACGGCTGTGTCGTCATCGCCGACGAGCACTCCACCGCCAACCTGCGCTGGGCGGGCAACGCGCTCACCACCAACGGGGTGACCCGCGGCCGTACGCTCACCGTGATCGCGACCGTGGACGGTGCCGAGGGCACCGCCTCCGGTGTGGTGTCCCGGTCGGCGGTCACCGCCGAGGAGCTGGAGCCGCTGGTGCGGGCCGCCGAGGCCGCCGCGCGCGGTGCCGGTCCCGCCGAGGACGCGCAGCCGCTGGTCGGCGGGGTGCCCCAGTCCCCCGACTTCACGGACGCGCCCGCCGAGACCTCCTCCGCGGTGTTCGCCGACTTCGCGCCGGCGCTCGGCGAGGCGTTCGCCCGCGCGCGTGCGGGCGGCCGGGAACTGTACGGTTTCGCCAACCACGAGCTGGTGTCGACCTATGTGGGCACGTCCACCGGGCTGCGCCTGCGGCACGACCAGCCCACCGGCACGCTGGAGCTGAACGCCAAGTCCCCGGACCGCACCCGCTCGGCGTGGACCGGCCGCTCCACCCGGGACTTCAAGGACGTCGACCCCGGCGCGCTCGACGCCGAGCTGGCCGTACGGCTCGGCTGGGCCGAGCGCCGCGTCGAGCTGCCCGCGGGCCGCTACGAGACGCTGCTGCCGCCGACCGCGGTCGCGGACCTGCTGATCTACCAGCTGTGGTCGGCCTCCGGCCGGGACGCGGTCGAGGGGCGGACGGTGTTCTCCAAGCCGGGCGGCGGCACCCGGATCGGGGAGCGCCTGACGGAGCTGCCGCTCACCCTGCGCAGCGACCCGAACGAGCCGGGGCTGGAGTGCCCGCCCTTCGTGATCACCCACTCCTCCGGCGGCGACGAGTCCGTGTTCGACAACGGGCTGCCCACGCACGCCACGGAGTGGATCGGCCAGGGCGTGCTGAAGCACCTGACGACGACCCGGCACAGCGCGGCCCTGACCGGGCTCCCGGTCGCCCCCGTGCTCGGCAACCTGATCCTGGACGGCGGCGCGCGCTCGCTGGAGGAGATGGTCGAGGACACCGAACGCGGGCTGCTGCTGACCTGCCTGTGGTACATCCGCGAGGTCGATCCGGCGACCCTGCTGCTCACGGGCCTGACCCGGGACGGCGTCTACCTGGTGGAGAACGGCGAGGTGACCGGGCAGGTGAACAACTTCCGGTTCAACGAGTCGCCGGTGGACCTGCTGGGCCGGGCCATCGAGGCCGGGCGGACGGAGAAGACGCTGCCGCGCGAGTGGAGCGACTGGTTCACCCGCGCCGCGATGCCCGCGCTGCGCATCCCGGATTTCAACATGAGCTCTGTCAGTCGGGGCGTATAA
- a CDS encoding GlsB/YeaQ/YmgE family stress response membrane protein, with product MGWLWAIILGFVLGIIAKAVIPGKQHSPLWLTTICGILGAIVGNAVARAVGVAETKGIDWSRHIFQLVAAIIIVAAVDALYMATLGKRKHRARA from the coding sequence ATGGGCTGGTTGTGGGCGATCATCTTGGGATTCGTGCTGGGCATCATCGCCAAGGCGGTCATTCCGGGCAAGCAGCACAGTCCACTCTGGCTGACCACCATCTGCGGCATCCTCGGCGCCATCGTGGGCAACGCGGTCGCCCGCGCGGTCGGCGTGGCGGAGACCAAGGGCATCGACTGGAGCCGGCACATCTTCCAGTTGGTGGCGGCGATCATCATCGTCGCGGCCGTCGACGCCCTCTACATGGCGACGCTGGGCAAGAGGAAGCACCGGGCCCGGGCGTAG
- the moaA gene encoding GTP 3',8-cyclase MoaA — translation MLIDTYGRVATDLRVSLTDRCNLRCTYCMPEEGLQWLAKPDLLTDDEIVRLIDIAVRTLGIEEVRFTGGEPLLRPGLVGIVERVAALAPRPRMSLTTNGIGLVRTATALKAAGLDRVNVSLDTLRPDVFKTLTRRDRHQDVLDGLAAAREAGLTPVKVNSVLMPGLNDDEAPDLLAWAIEHDYELRFIEQMPLDAQHGWKREGMVTAGDILASLRTRFDLTPEGADARGSAPAERWLVDGGPHRVGVIASVTRPFCAACDRTRLTADGQIRTCLFATEETDLRAALRSGAPDEEIARVWKLAMWGKKAGAGLDDPSFVQPDRPMSAIGG, via the coding sequence GTGCTCATCGACACCTACGGCCGGGTTGCTACCGACCTGCGCGTCTCGCTGACCGACCGGTGCAATCTGCGCTGCACCTACTGCATGCCCGAGGAGGGCCTGCAGTGGCTGGCCAAGCCCGACCTGCTCACGGACGACGAGATCGTCCGCCTCATCGACATCGCGGTGCGCACCCTCGGCATCGAGGAAGTCCGCTTCACCGGCGGCGAGCCCCTGCTCCGCCCCGGCCTGGTCGGCATCGTGGAGCGCGTCGCCGCCCTCGCCCCGCGCCCCCGGATGTCCCTGACCACCAACGGCATCGGCCTGGTCCGCACCGCGACCGCCCTGAAGGCGGCGGGCCTCGACCGGGTCAACGTCTCCCTGGACACCCTCCGCCCGGACGTCTTCAAGACCCTCACCCGCCGCGACCGCCACCAGGACGTCCTGGACGGCCTGGCCGCCGCCCGCGAGGCCGGCCTGACCCCCGTCAAGGTCAACTCGGTCCTGATGCCGGGCCTGAACGACGACGAGGCCCCGGACCTGCTCGCCTGGGCGATCGAGCACGACTACGAACTGCGGTTCATCGAGCAGATGCCGCTGGACGCCCAGCACGGCTGGAAGCGCGAGGGCATGGTCACCGCCGGGGACATCCTCGCCTCCCTGCGCACCCGTTTCGACCTCACTCCCGAGGGCGCCGACGCGCGCGGCTCCGCCCCCGCGGAGCGCTGGCTGGTGGACGGCGGCCCGCACCGGGTCGGCGTGATCGCCTCGGTGACCCGGCCGTTCTGCGCGGCCTGCGACCGCACCCGCCTGACCGCCGACGGCCAGATACGCACCTGCCTGTTCGCCACCGAGGAGACCGACCTGCGCGCGGCCCTGCGCTCGGGCGCCCCGGACGAGGAGATCGCCCGCGTCTGGAAGCTGGCGATGTGGGGCAAGAAGGCCGGAGCGGGCCTGGACGACCCGTCGTTCGTCCAGCCGGACCGGCCCATGTCGGCGATCGGCGGCTGA
- a CDS encoding DUF397 domain-containing protein, producing the protein MSTTPELDWFKSSYSGGDGDNCVEVALRPEAVRIRDSKDKDIRPLTVTPATWTAFTTLLGR; encoded by the coding sequence ATGAGCACCACCCCCGAGCTGGACTGGTTCAAGAGCAGTTACAGCGGCGGAGACGGGGACAACTGCGTGGAGGTCGCCCTGCGTCCCGAGGCCGTCCGCATCCGCGATTCCAAGGACAAGGACATCCGCCCCCTCACCGTCACCCCGGCCACCTGGACGGCTTTCACCACGCTCCTGGGCCGCTGA